A window of the Gemmatirosa kalamazoonensis genome harbors these coding sequences:
- a CDS encoding type II secretion system F family protein, whose translation MPTFAYTARTLGGELKSATLEAPSRDEVVAQLRRQRLVVVKVDEEASRPKPKGKISMRDVVVFTRQFSTMINAGLPLVQALDILSKQTENKALADVTRAVVFEVESGATVSDAMRNHPRAFSDLYTNMVAAGEAGGILDTILMRLATFLEKNDALVRKVKGAMIYPAVIMGVAAIAIVVLLWKVIPVFEKMFASVNLELPLPTQIVVGMSRFVNAYWWAVFGGIAGSVFLIKRYYATKEGQLVIDRLLLKIPVLGDVIRKSSVSRFARTLGTLIASGVSILEGLEITARTSGNRVISDAILASRASIAGGDTIAAPLQKSAVFPPMVISMIAVGEQTGGLDEMLTKIADFYDTEVDAAVSGLLSLLEPIMIVVLGVVVGGMVVAMYLPIFDMINAVQ comes from the coding sequence ATGCCTACATTCGCATACACGGCCAGAACACTCGGTGGGGAGTTGAAGTCGGCCACGCTCGAGGCGCCGTCGCGCGACGAGGTCGTCGCGCAGCTGCGCCGCCAGCGGCTCGTCGTCGTGAAGGTCGACGAGGAGGCGAGCCGGCCGAAGCCGAAGGGCAAGATCAGCATGCGGGACGTCGTCGTGTTCACGCGACAGTTCTCCACGATGATCAACGCCGGTCTCCCGCTCGTGCAGGCGCTCGACATCCTGTCGAAGCAGACCGAGAACAAGGCGCTCGCCGACGTGACGCGCGCCGTGGTGTTCGAGGTCGAGAGCGGCGCCACGGTGTCGGACGCGATGCGCAACCACCCGCGGGCGTTCAGCGACCTGTACACGAACATGGTCGCCGCGGGCGAGGCGGGCGGTATCCTCGACACCATCCTCATGCGCCTCGCGACGTTCCTCGAGAAGAACGACGCGCTCGTGCGGAAGGTGAAGGGCGCCATGATCTACCCGGCGGTCATCATGGGCGTCGCGGCGATCGCGATCGTGGTGCTGCTGTGGAAGGTGATCCCGGTGTTCGAGAAGATGTTCGCCAGCGTGAACCTCGAGCTGCCGCTGCCGACGCAGATCGTCGTCGGCATGTCGCGGTTCGTGAACGCGTACTGGTGGGCGGTGTTCGGCGGCATCGCCGGCTCGGTGTTCCTCATCAAGCGCTACTACGCCACGAAGGAGGGGCAGCTCGTCATCGACCGGCTGCTGCTGAAGATTCCGGTGCTCGGCGACGTGATCCGCAAGTCGTCGGTGTCGCGCTTCGCACGCACGCTCGGCACGCTCATCGCCTCGGGCGTGTCGATCCTCGAGGGGCTCGAGATCACGGCGCGCACGTCGGGCAACCGCGTGATCTCGGACGCGATCCTCGCGTCGCGCGCGTCGATCGCCGGCGGCGACACGATCGCCGCGCCGCTGCAGAAGTCGGCCGTCTTCCCGCCCATGGTGATCTCGATGATCGCCGTCGGCGAGCAGACCGGTGGGCTGGACGAGATGCTGACGAAGATCGCCGACTTCTACGACACCGAGGTGGACGCCGCGGTCAGCGGGCTGCTCTCGCTGCTCGAGCCGATCATGATCGTGGTGCTCGGCGTGGTGGTCGGCGGCATGGTGGTGGCGATGTACCTGCCGATCTTCGACATGATCAACGCGGTGCAGTAA